The following coding sequences lie in one uncultured Celeribacter sp. genomic window:
- a CDS encoding MAPEG family protein — MTPLLTLLALAGLLHIAQFVVASYMANVDLGPGYTTSPRDRAPSREMRKTTARMLRAYDNHIQMFPFFAAGVFLIHLTDQSSAVTLGAGVGYLIARVLYVPAYAFGWQPWRSYIWMLAMLCCAILFIAALI, encoded by the coding sequence ATGACCCCCCTCCTCACCCTCCTCGCCCTCGCAGGCCTTTTGCACATCGCGCAATTCGTGGTGGCCTCTTATATGGCGAATGTCGATCTGGGGCCGGGTTACACCACCTCGCCCCGCGACCGGGCGCCAAGCCGCGAGATGCGCAAGACCACGGCGCGGATGCTGCGCGCCTATGACAATCACATTCAGATGTTCCCCTTCTTCGCCGCGGGCGTGTTCCTGATCCACCTGACGGATCAGTCGAGTGCTGTGACCCTGGGCGCGGGCGTGGGCTATCTGATCGCACGGGTGCTTTACGTGCCCGCCTATGCTTTCGGCTGGCAGCCGTGGCGGTCCTATATCTGGATGCTCGCCATGCTCTGCTGCGCCATTCTGTTCATCGCCGCGCTGATCTGA
- the odhB gene encoding 2-oxoglutarate dehydrogenase complex dihydrolipoyllysine-residue succinyltransferase — MSVEVRVPTLGESVTEATVATWFKKPGDTVAVDEMLCELETDKVTVEVPSPAAGVLGEIVAAEGETVGVDALLATLSEEGNAGPEEVKPRAHTEDKPAASGASESVDIMVPTLGESVTEATVATWFKAVGDSFEADEMLCELETDKVSVEVPAPAAGTLTAIVANEGDTVAAGGKLAEMSSGAGGAAAKPAAAPASAPAASGGKDVENAPSANKLMAEKGVDPSTVSGSGKDGRIMKEDVLNALNKPASAPAPAAAPAAPRPAEDAAREERVKMTKLRQTIARRLKESQNTAAMLTTYNEVDMTEVMALRKEYKDLFEKKHGVRLGFMSFFTKACCHALKEVPEVNAEIDGTDVVYKNYVNMGVAAGTPQGLVVPVIRDADSMSFAEIEKAISEKGKRARDGKLSMAEMQGGTFTISNGGVYGSLMSSPILNPPQSGILGMHKIQDRPMAINGQVVIRPMMYLALSYDHRIVDGKGAVTFLVRVKEALEDPRRLLMDL; from the coding sequence ATGTCCGTTGAAGTCCGCGTCCCGACCCTGGGTGAATCCGTGACCGAAGCCACCGTCGCCACCTGGTTCAAGAAACCGGGTGACACCGTGGCGGTCGATGAAATGCTCTGCGAGCTGGAAACCGACAAGGTGACCGTCGAAGTGCCCTCCCCCGCCGCTGGCGTGCTGGGTGAAATTGTCGCCGCCGAGGGCGAGACCGTGGGTGTTGATGCGCTCCTGGCAACGCTCTCTGAGGAAGGCAACGCAGGCCCCGAAGAGGTCAAGCCCCGCGCTCACACCGAGGATAAACCCGCCGCTTCCGGCGCGTCTGAAAGCGTCGACATCATGGTGCCGACCCTTGGCGAATCCGTGACCGAGGCCACTGTCGCCACCTGGTTCAAAGCCGTGGGCGACAGCTTTGAGGCCGACGAGATGCTCTGTGAGCTGGAAACCGACAAGGTCTCCGTCGAAGTGCCGGCCCCGGCTGCGGGCACCCTGACCGCTATCGTCGCGAACGAAGGCGACACCGTCGCGGCCGGTGGCAAACTGGCTGAGATGTCGTCGGGTGCGGGTGGCGCTGCTGCGAAACCTGCGGCGGCTCCGGCCTCTGCGCCTGCTGCCTCCGGTGGTAAAGACGTTGAGAACGCGCCGTCGGCCAACAAGCTGATGGCCGAAAAAGGCGTCGATCCGTCGACCGTCTCCGGCTCCGGCAAAGACGGCCGCATCATGAAAGAAGACGTGCTGAACGCGCTGAACAAACCTGCCTCTGCACCTGCTCCGGCGGCTGCACCTGCTGCTCCGCGTCCGGCCGAAGACGCCGCCCGCGAAGAGCGCGTGAAAATGACCAAGCTGCGTCAGACCATCGCGCGTCGCCTGAAAGAGAGCCAAAACACCGCCGCCATGCTCACCACCTATAACGAGGTGGACATGACCGAGGTGATGGCGCTGCGCAAAGAGTACAAAGACCTCTTCGAAAAGAAACACGGCGTGCGCTTGGGCTTCATGTCCTTCTTCACCAAGGCCTGCTGCCACGCGCTGAAAGAAGTGCCGGAAGTGAACGCCGAGATCGACGGCACCGATGTGGTCTACAAGAACTACGTCAACATGGGCGTCGCTGCGGGCACCCCGCAGGGCCTCGTCGTGCCGGTCATCCGCGATGCCGACAGCATGTCCTTCGCCGAGATCGAAAAAGCCATCTCCGAAAAAGGTAAACGTGCGCGTGACGGCAAACTGTCCATGGCGGAAATGCAGGGCGGCACCTTCACCATCTCCAACGGCGGCGTCTACGGGTCCTTGATGTCCTCGCCGATCCTGAACCCCCCGCAGTCCGGCATCCTCGGCATGCACAAAATTCAGGACCGTCCGATGGCCATCAACGGTCAGGTCGTCATCCGCCCGATGATGTACCTTGCCCTGTCCTATGACCACCGCATCGTGGACGGCAAAGGCGCTGTGACCTTCCTCGTGCGCGTCAAAGAAGCGCTGGAAGACCCGCGTCGTCTGTTGATGGATCTGTAA
- the cas9 gene encoding type II CRISPR RNA-guided endonuclease Cas9 (Cas9, originally named Csn1, is the large, multifunctional signature protein of type II CRISPR/Cas systems. It is well known even to general audiences because its RNA-guided endonuclease activity has made it a popular tool for custom editing of eukaryotic genomes.): protein MRLGLDIGTNSIGWWLYETEGDGPSARITGVIDGGVRIFADGRDPKSKASLAVDRRAARAMRRRRDRYLRRRATLMKLLARSGLMPSDPAEAKGLELLDPYALRAKGLDEALPLTHFGRALFHLNQRRGFKSNRKTDRGDNESGTIKDATARLDQEMMANHARTYGEFLHLRRQKAPDPRHVPTVRTRLSIGQRGGPDAQEEAGYDFYPDRRHLEEEFQELWTAQAGFHPELTEDLRDLVFEKIFYQRPLKEPKVGLCLFTSEERLPKAHPLTQRRVLYETVNQLRVTADGRAARALTRDERDQIIHALDNKKLTKSLSSMNMKLNALGKVLKLRDGERFTLETGVRDAIACDPVRAVMLMSFGPGWSRLDWSAQWEIISRIRKVQSETEFAALVTWLTDQHGLETEVAEKVANSHLPEGYGRLGFTATERILAHLKSDVIPYSEAVAACGWHHSNERTGECLDALPYYGEVLDRHVIPGTYDEKDDEITRYGRITNPTVHIGLNQLRRLVNRIIETYGKPDQIVVELARELKQSETQKKEAMRRIRDTTADAIRRSETLREHGVKDTGHNRMLLRLFEDLGPPIGPRCCPYTGTPITAAMVLNGECDIDHILPYSRTLDDSFSNKTLCLKEANREKRDQTPYEAWGGDPERWAAIEANLKNLSERKAWRFGPDAMERFEGESDFLDRALVDTQYLSRISRAYLDTLFTEGGHVWVVPGRMTEMLRRHWGLNALLSDKERGAVKPKNRTDHRHHAIDAAVIAATDRSLINRIAKAAGQGEQAAQSAELIARDTPEPWEHFRRDIARQLDKIVVSHRADHGRIDVEGRKTGKDSTAGQLHNDTAYGVVDDLTVVSRTPLLSLKPGDIEVTTKGKNIRDPQLQQALFVATKGKDGKEFEQALRAFSEKDGPYQGLRRVRLIETLQKSARVEIGQTQKGTPLKAYKGDSNHCYELWKLPDGKAIAQVVTTYEAHAGTEKRPHPAAKRLLRVFKGDTIRLEDSKFGPVFAIVAKFNGNGTLELVPHREANASERYRKNKEDLYIRLGANSAIKSGLRRVTVNEIGRIRDPGPLKI, encoded by the coding sequence ATGCGGCTTGGTTTGGATATTGGAACAAACTCGATTGGCTGGTGGCTCTATGAGACGGAGGGGGACGGCCCTTCCGCGCGGATCACAGGGGTGATTGACGGCGGGGTGCGAATTTTTGCCGATGGGCGCGATCCGAAATCCAAGGCCTCTCTGGCGGTCGACCGGCGTGCGGCGCGGGCGATGCGACGGCGGCGAGACCGCTATCTGCGCCGTCGTGCGACATTGATGAAGCTTTTGGCAAGGTCCGGGCTGATGCCCTCTGATCCCGCCGAGGCGAAAGGGCTCGAATTGCTTGATCCTTACGCGTTGCGCGCCAAAGGTCTGGACGAGGCCTTGCCCCTGACGCATTTCGGGCGCGCCTTGTTTCATCTCAACCAACGGCGTGGTTTCAAATCGAACCGCAAGACTGATCGCGGTGACAACGAGAGCGGCACGATCAAGGATGCGACGGCCCGGCTCGATCAGGAAATGATGGCGAACCATGCGCGGACCTATGGCGAATTTCTGCATCTGCGGCGGCAAAAAGCCCCGGATCCCCGCCATGTGCCAACCGTGCGCACCCGGCTTTCGATCGGCCAACGCGGCGGGCCGGATGCCCAGGAGGAAGCGGGCTATGATTTCTACCCCGACCGGCGGCATCTGGAGGAAGAGTTTCAGGAACTCTGGACGGCACAGGCCGGGTTTCATCCGGAACTGACCGAGGACCTGCGCGATCTGGTGTTCGAAAAAATCTTCTATCAGCGGCCTTTGAAAGAGCCGAAGGTCGGGCTGTGCCTGTTCACCTCCGAAGAGCGGCTGCCCAAAGCCCATCCGCTGACCCAGCGCCGGGTGCTCTATGAGACGGTGAACCAGCTCAGAGTGACGGCGGACGGACGCGCGGCCCGGGCGCTCACGCGCGACGAGCGCGATCAGATCATCCATGCGCTGGACAATAAGAAACTGACCAAGTCGCTCAGCTCGATGAACATGAAACTGAACGCGCTGGGAAAGGTGCTTAAACTGCGCGATGGCGAGCGGTTTACGCTGGAAACGGGCGTGCGCGACGCGATTGCCTGTGATCCGGTGCGGGCCGTGATGCTGATGAGCTTTGGACCGGGCTGGTCGAGGCTCGATTGGTCGGCGCAATGGGAGATCATCTCCCGCATCCGCAAGGTCCAGAGCGAGACGGAATTCGCGGCGCTAGTGACCTGGCTGACGGATCAGCACGGGCTTGAGACGGAGGTCGCAGAGAAGGTTGCAAATAGCCATCTGCCCGAGGGCTACGGGCGGCTGGGCTTTACCGCGACGGAGAGGATCCTCGCGCATCTCAAATCCGATGTGATCCCCTATTCCGAGGCTGTCGCCGCCTGTGGCTGGCATCATTCGAATGAACGCACAGGCGAATGCCTCGATGCGCTGCCCTATTATGGCGAGGTGCTCGATCGCCATGTCATTCCGGGGACTTACGACGAGAAGGACGATGAGATCACCCGCTATGGCCGGATCACCAACCCGACCGTGCATATCGGGCTGAACCAGCTTAGGCGGCTGGTGAACCGGATCATCGAGACCTATGGCAAACCGGATCAGATCGTGGTCGAACTGGCGCGCGAGTTGAAGCAATCCGAGACGCAGAAGAAAGAGGCGATGAGGCGCATTCGCGACACCACGGCGGATGCGATCCGGCGCAGTGAAACCCTGCGCGAGCACGGGGTGAAGGATACCGGGCACAATCGTATGCTGTTGCGTCTGTTCGAAGATCTCGGCCCGCCCATCGGCCCGCGCTGCTGCCCCTATACCGGCACACCGATCACGGCGGCGATGGTGCTGAACGGCGAATGCGACATCGACCATATCCTTCCCTATTCGCGCACCTTGGACGACAGTTTTTCCAACAAGACGCTCTGTCTCAAAGAGGCCAATCGCGAGAAACGTGACCAGACGCCCTATGAGGCCTGGGGCGGCGATCCGGAGCGTTGGGCAGCCATCGAAGCCAATCTCAAGAACCTTTCGGAGCGCAAGGCCTGGCGCTTCGGCCCTGACGCAATGGAACGGTTCGAAGGCGAGAGCGATTTCCTCGACCGTGCGCTGGTGGACACCCAATATCTCTCGCGTATCTCACGCGCCTATCTCGACACGCTGTTTACCGAGGGCGGTCATGTCTGGGTGGTGCCCGGGCGGATGACCGAGATGCTGCGGCGGCACTGGGGGCTGAATGCGCTGCTGAGCGACAAGGAGCGCGGCGCGGTGAAGCCCAAAAACCGCACCGATCACCGGCACCACGCCATTGATGCCGCCGTCATCGCCGCCACCGATCGCAGCCTGATCAACCGGATCGCCAAGGCCGCCGGACAGGGGGAGCAAGCCGCGCAATCCGCCGAGCTGATCGCCCGCGACACGCCCGAACCCTGGGAGCATTTCCGCCGCGACATCGCCAGGCAGCTCGATAAAATCGTGGTCAGCCACCGCGCCGACCATGGACGGATCGACGTGGAAGGCCGCAAAACCGGCAAGGACAGCACGGCGGGGCAATTGCACAATGACACGGCCTATGGCGTCGTCGACGATCTTACCGTTGTCAGCCGCACGCCGCTTTTGTCCCTGAAACCCGGTGACATCGAGGTGACCACCAAGGGTAAGAACATCCGCGACCCGCAACTGCAACAGGCCCTCTTCGTCGCGACCAAAGGTAAGGATGGCAAGGAATTCGAACAGGCGTTGCGCGCGTTTTCCGAGAAAGACGGTCCCTATCAGGGCCTGCGTCGCGTGCGTCTGATCGAGACCCTGCAAAAATCCGCCCGCGTCGAGATCGGGCAGACGCAAAAGGGCACGCCGCTCAAGGCCTATAAGGGCGACAGCAACCATTGCTATGAGCTGTGGAAACTGCCGGATGGCAAAGCAATCGCGCAAGTGGTGACAACCTATGAGGCCCATGCGGGAACCGAAAAGCGCCCGCATCCGGCAGCCAAACGCCTGCTGCGTGTGTTCAAGGGCGATACGATCCGTCTGGAAGACAGTAAATTCGGCCCGGTCTTTGCAATCGTCGCGAAATTCAACGGCAATGGTACTCTGGAATTGGTGCCACACCGGGAAGCCAATGCTTCCGAACGCTATCGCAAAAACAAGGAAGACCTCTATATCCGCCTTGGTGCAAATTCCGCGATCAAGTCCGGATTGCGGCGCGTCACGGTCAATGAAATCGGCCGCATCCGCGACCCTGGACCACTGAAAATCTGA
- the cas2 gene encoding CRISPR-associated endonuclease Cas2 — protein sequence MTHHSTHLSGYRIMWILVMFDLPTDTKPQRKAATDFRNFLLDEGFERSQFSVYARFVNGKEAFQTRINRIERNLPEKGDIQILNFTDRQYRDIVHFSDQGRRGARKNPEQLVLF from the coding sequence ATGACCCATCACTCAACCCATCTGTCAGGATACCGGATCATGTGGATACTCGTGATGTTCGATCTGCCGACCGATACCAAGCCACAGCGCAAGGCGGCCACGGACTTTCGCAATTTCCTGCTCGACGAGGGGTTCGAACGCAGCCAGTTTTCGGTCTACGCCCGCTTCGTCAATGGCAAGGAAGCTTTTCAGACCCGGATCAACCGGATCGAACGCAACCTGCCGGAAAAGGGCGATATCCAGATCCTGAATTTTACCGACCGACAATATCGTGATATTGTACATTTCTCGGACCAAGGCCGCAGGGGGGCCCGAAAGAATCCAGAGCAATTGGTACTATTCTGA
- the cas1 gene encoding type II CRISPR-associated endonuclease Cas1: protein MDRVIDIASDGRHLSRERGFLKVSEDGAEIGRVPLDEITAVIIHAHATTCSASLLAELADRGAPVVFCAANHAPRSVLMPLDGHHAQGARLRAQWQAKVPLIKQAWKQVVIAKIQMQSAALEAHGHAHAPLEMMARKVSSGDSSNLEAQAARYYWPLMMGEDFRRNRDAPDINALLNYGYTVLRAATARAIVAAGLHPGIGLHHSNRGNAFALADDLMEPFRPLVDCAVHGIAARNGTEVDTEAKQTLARLIALDLPLGDGQSPVSVALSKLATSLGQSFEAGKLALALPRPPDALTFAGLGA from the coding sequence TTGGATAGGGTCATTGATATTGCCAGTGACGGGCGTCACCTGTCGCGCGAAAGAGGATTTCTGAAAGTCAGTGAGGACGGGGCCGAGATCGGCCGCGTTCCGCTTGATGAGATCACCGCGGTCATCATTCATGCCCATGCCACCACCTGTTCAGCCTCGCTTCTGGCCGAGCTTGCCGATCGTGGGGCGCCTGTGGTCTTTTGCGCCGCCAATCACGCCCCGCGCTCAGTGCTGATGCCGCTCGACGGGCATCACGCCCAAGGCGCGCGCCTGCGGGCGCAATGGCAGGCGAAAGTACCGCTGATCAAGCAGGCCTGGAAACAGGTCGTCATTGCCAAGATCCAGATGCAAAGCGCCGCACTTGAAGCGCACGGACACGCGCATGCCCCTCTGGAGATGATGGCGCGTAAGGTCTCCAGCGGCGACAGCAGCAATCTCGAAGCTCAGGCCGCGCGCTATTATTGGCCGCTGATGATGGGCGAAGACTTTCGCCGCAATCGCGACGCACCCGACATCAACGCGCTCCTGAATTACGGCTACACGGTGCTGCGCGCCGCCACGGCGCGGGCCATCGTCGCCGCCGGTCTGCATCCGGGCATCGGCCTGCATCACTCCAACCGCGGCAATGCTTTCGCGCTTGCCGATGATCTCATGGAACCTTTCCGCCCGCTCGTGGATTGCGCCGTCCATGGGATCGCGGCGCGCAATGGCACCGAGGTCGACACCGAGGCGAAACAGACCTTGGCCCGCCTGATCGCCCTCGATCTGCCGCTGGGCGACGGGCAAAGCCCTGTCTCGGTCGCGCTCTCGAAACTCGCCACCTCTCTGGGCCAGAGTTTCGAGGCGGGCAAGCTTGCCTTGGCCTTGCCGAGACCTCCCGACGCGCTGACGTTTGCGGGGCTCGGCGCATGA
- the lpdA gene encoding dihydrolipoyl dehydrogenase, protein MASYDVIIIGAGPGGYVSAIRCAQLGLKTAVVEGRETLGGTCLNVGCIPSKALLNATHHLHEAEHNFAAMGLKGKSPSVDWAQMKSYKDDVVGQNTGGIEFLFKKNKIDWLKGYGSIPEKGKVKVGDEVHEAKNIVIASGSVPTSLPGVEVNNEGGIVVDSTGALELPKVPKKMVVIGAGVIGLELGSVYARLGAEVTVVEFMDFITPGMDADVQRTFKKLLEKQGLNFVLGAAVQNVDASKTKAKVNYKLKKDDSEHTLDADVVLVATGRKPYTDGLGLSELGVEMTERGQIKTDAHWATNVPGIYAIGDAIVGPMLAHKAEDEGMAVAEVLAGKHGHVNYNVIPGVIYTSPEVATVGKTEAQLKEEGRKVKVGKFSFMGNARAKAVFQGDGFVKLIADAETDRLLGAAIIGPAAGDMIHEICVAMEYGGSAQDIALTCHAHPTYSEAVREAALACGDGPIHA, encoded by the coding sequence ATGGCATCCTACGACGTGATCATCATCGGCGCTGGCCCCGGCGGCTACGTGTCCGCCATTCGCTGCGCCCAATTGGGCCTCAAGACCGCCGTGGTCGAGGGCCGCGAGACGCTGGGAGGCACCTGCCTCAACGTCGGCTGTATCCCGTCGAAAGCGCTGCTCAATGCGACGCACCACCTGCATGAGGCGGAGCACAATTTTGCCGCCATGGGTCTCAAGGGCAAAAGCCCCTCCGTCGATTGGGCGCAGATGAAATCCTATAAGGACGACGTCGTGGGCCAAAACACCGGCGGCATAGAATTCCTGTTCAAAAAGAACAAGATCGACTGGCTCAAAGGCTACGGCTCCATCCCGGAGAAGGGCAAGGTCAAGGTGGGCGACGAGGTCCATGAGGCCAAGAACATCGTGATCGCCTCGGGCTCCGTGCCGACCTCTTTGCCGGGTGTTGAGGTGAACAACGAAGGCGGCATCGTGGTCGACAGCACCGGCGCGCTGGAGCTGCCGAAAGTGCCGAAGAAAATGGTCGTGATCGGTGCGGGCGTGATCGGTCTGGAGCTTGGCTCCGTCTATGCCCGTCTGGGCGCTGAAGTGACCGTGGTGGAATTCATGGATTTCATCACCCCCGGCATGGATGCCGACGTACAGCGCACCTTCAAGAAGCTGTTGGAAAAACAGGGTCTCAACTTCGTTCTGGGCGCCGCCGTGCAAAACGTAGACGCTTCGAAAACCAAGGCGAAGGTCAACTACAAGCTCAAGAAAGACGACAGCGAGCATACGCTCGACGCCGACGTCGTTCTGGTCGCCACGGGCCGCAAACCCTACACCGACGGGCTTGGCCTCTCTGAGCTGGGTGTCGAAATGACCGAGCGCGGTCAGATCAAAACCGACGCGCATTGGGCCACCAATGTTCCGGGCATCTACGCCATCGGCGACGCGATCGTCGGGCCGATGCTGGCCCACAAAGCCGAGGACGAGGGCATGGCCGTCGCCGAGGTTCTGGCCGGCAAACATGGTCACGTGAACTACAACGTGATCCCCGGCGTGATCTACACCTCGCCGGAGGTTGCCACCGTCGGCAAGACCGAAGCGCAGTTGAAAGAAGAAGGCCGCAAGGTGAAAGTCGGCAAGTTCTCCTTCATGGGCAACGCACGCGCCAAGGCGGTGTTCCAGGGCGACGGCTTCGTGAAACTCATCGCGGACGCGGAAACCGACCGCCTCTTGGGTGCCGCGATCATCGGCCCGGCGGCGGGCGACATGATCCACGAGATCTGTGTGGCGATGGAATACGGCGGCTCGGCGCAAGACATCGCGCTCACCTGTCACGCCCACCCGACCTACTCGGAAGCCGTGCGCGAGGCCGCTCTGGCCTGTGGCGACGGTCCGATCCACGCGTGA
- a CDS encoding 2-oxoglutarate dehydrogenase E1 component, with translation MNDQSPNDIFHASSFMQGHNAEYLEQVYAQYTQDPSSVDASWAEFFQSLGDAATDVTAEAAGPSWARMDWPPVPNDELTHALDGQWAEPAAAANAAGKKIKEKAAEKGVAVSEDQIKRAVLDSIRAIMIIRAYRIRGHLIADLDPLKMRDQEPHPELDPRSYGFTESDMDRPIFIDNVLGLQHASMRQIIDVLKRTYCGTFALQYMHISDPEQAGWLKERIEGLGKEIQFTKNGRRAILNKLVEAEGFEKFLHVKYMGTKRFGLDGGESLIPAMEQIIKRGGNLGAKEVVIGMPHRGRLSVLANVMSKPYRAIFNEFQGGSFKPEDVDGSGDVKYHLGASSDREFDGNKVHLSLTANPSHLEAVNPVVLGKCRAKTDQNNDPTRSSVIPVLLHGDAAFAGQGVVAECFGLSGLRGHRTGGTIHIVVNNQIGFTTAPHFSRSSPYPTDIALMVEAPIFHVNGDDPEAVVHAAKVATEFRQKFHKDVVIDIFCYRRFGHNEGDEPMFTNPQMYTNIKRHKTTLQLYTERLVADGLIPEGEIEDMKAAFQSLLNDEFEAGKTFKPNKADWLDGRWSHINKEGDEYQRGQTWISEDTMAQIGRSLTQAPEGFNLHKTVGRQLDAKAKMFEEGKGFDWATGEALAFGSLLTEGYPVRLAGQDSTRGTFSQRHSGLIDQASEDRYYPLNHIREGQAHYEVIDSMLSEYAVLGFEYGYSLAEPNALTLWEAQFGDFANGAQIMFDQFISSGESKWLRMSGLVMLLPHGYEGQGPEHSSARLERFLQMCGQDNWIVANCSTPANYFHILRRQLHRSYRKPLVLMTPKSLLRHKLATSVAADFTDGSSFHRVLWDDADRDNGTAKSDIKLKADKDIKRVVICSGKVYYDLLEARDAAGKDDTYILRLEQFYPFPALSMVKELERFKDAEVIWCQEEPKNQGAWTFVEPNIEWVLTRIKAKHTRPVYAGRAASASPATGLASQHKAQQQALVNDALNIEG, from the coding sequence ATGAACGACCAGAGCCCCAACGACATCTTCCATGCCTCCTCCTTTATGCAGGGGCACAACGCGGAATACCTCGAACAGGTCTACGCCCAGTACACCCAGGACCCCAGTTCCGTGGACGCCTCCTGGGCCGAGTTTTTCCAATCTCTCGGAGATGCGGCAACCGATGTCACCGCCGAAGCGGCAGGCCCGTCCTGGGCACGCATGGACTGGCCGCCGGTGCCGAATGACGAGCTGACCCACGCTCTGGACGGTCAATGGGCCGAACCCGCCGCGGCCGCCAACGCCGCCGGCAAAAAGATCAAAGAGAAAGCCGCTGAAAAAGGCGTCGCTGTCTCTGAAGACCAGATCAAACGCGCCGTACTCGACAGTATCCGTGCGATCATGATCATCCGCGCCTACCGTATTCGGGGCCACCTCATCGCCGATCTCGACCCGCTCAAGATGCGCGATCAGGAACCGCACCCGGAGCTCGATCCGCGCTCTTACGGCTTCACCGAGAGCGATATGGATCGCCCGATCTTCATCGACAACGTGTTGGGCCTTCAGCACGCCTCGATGCGCCAGATCATCGACGTGTTGAAACGCACCTACTGCGGCACCTTCGCGCTGCAATACATGCATATTTCCGACCCGGAGCAGGCCGGTTGGCTCAAGGAGCGCATCGAGGGTCTGGGCAAGGAAATCCAGTTCACCAAGAACGGTCGTCGCGCCATTCTGAACAAATTGGTCGAGGCCGAGGGCTTTGAGAAATTCCTCCATGTGAAATACATGGGCACCAAACGCTTCGGCCTTGATGGCGGCGAAAGCCTCATCCCGGCGATGGAACAGATCATCAAGCGCGGCGGCAATCTCGGCGCAAAAGAGGTCGTGATCGGCATGCCGCACCGCGGGCGCCTTTCGGTGCTCGCCAACGTGATGTCGAAACCCTACCGCGCGATTTTCAACGAATTCCAAGGCGGCTCGTTTAAGCCCGAGGATGTGGACGGTTCCGGCGACGTGAAATACCACCTCGGCGCCTCCTCCGACCGTGAGTTCGATGGCAACAAAGTCCACCTTTCCCTGACCGCCAACCCCTCGCACCTCGAGGCGGTGAACCCGGTTGTCCTTGGCAAATGTCGCGCCAAGACCGACCAGAACAACGACCCGACCCGCAGTTCCGTGATCCCGGTGCTGTTGCACGGTGACGCGGCCTTTGCGGGTCAGGGTGTTGTCGCGGAATGTTTCGGCCTCTCCGGTCTGCGCGGTCACCGCACCGGCGGCACGATCCACATCGTGGTGAACAACCAGATCGGCTTTACCACCGCGCCGCATTTTTCGCGCTCGTCGCCCTACCCGACGGACATTGCGCTGATGGTCGAAGCCCCGATCTTCCACGTCAACGGCGATGACCCGGAGGCCGTGGTGCACGCCGCCAAAGTGGCGACCGAATTCCGTCAGAAGTTCCACAAGGACGTGGTCATCGACATCTTCTGCTACCGCCGCTTCGGTCACAACGAAGGCGACGAGCCGATGTTCACCAACCCGCAGATGTACACCAACATCAAGCGGCACAAGACCACATTGCAGCTCTACACCGAACGCCTCGTGGCCGATGGTCTCATCCCAGAGGGCGAGATCGAAGACATGAAGGCGGCCTTCCAGTCGCTCTTGAACGACGAGTTCGAGGCCGGCAAGACCTTTAAGCCGAACAAGGCCGACTGGCTCGACGGGCGCTGGTCGCACATCAACAAAGAGGGCGACGAATATCAACGCGGTCAGACCTGGATCTCCGAAGACACCATGGCGCAAATCGGTCGCTCGCTGACGCAGGCGCCCGAGGGCTTTAACCTGCACAAAACCGTGGGCCGTCAGTTGGACGCCAAGGCGAAGATGTTCGAAGAGGGCAAAGGCTTTGACTGGGCGACCGGCGAAGCGCTGGCTTTCGGCTCGCTTCTGACCGAGGGCTACCCGGTGCGTCTGGCCGGTCAGGACTCCACACGCGGCACTTTCTCGCAGCGTCACTCCGGTTTGATCGACCAGGCTTCCGAGGATCGCTACTACCCGCTCAATCACATCCGTGAAGGTCAGGCGCATTACGAGGTCATCGACTCGATGCTCTCTGAATACGCCGTCCTCGGCTTCGAATATGGCTACTCGCTGGCCGAACCGAACGCGCTGACGCTTTGGGAAGCCCAGTTCGGCGACTTCGCCAACGGTGCGCAGATCATGTTCGACCAGTTCATCTCTTCGGGTGAATCGAAATGGCTGCGGATGTCCGGTCTCGTGATGCTTTTGCCGCATGGCTATGAGGGTCAGGGCCCCGAACACTCCTCCGCCCGTCTCGAACGCTTCCTGCAGATGTGCGGTCAGGACAACTGGATCGTGGCGAACTGTTCAACGCCTGCGAACTACTTCCACATCCTGCGGCGCCAGCTGCACCGCTCCTACCGGAAACCTCTGGTGCTGATGACGCCGAAATCGCTTCTGCGTCATAAACTCGCGACCTCCGTGGCCGCCGATTTCACCGACGGCTCGTCTTTCCACCGCGTGCTTTGGGACGATGCAGATCGCGACAACGGCACCGCCAAGTCCGACATCAAACTGAAAGCGGACAAGGACATCAAGCGCGTCGTGATCTGTTCCGGCAAGGTCTACTACGACCTGCTGGAGGCCCGCGACGCCGCTGGCAAAGACGACACCTACATTCTGCGTCTTGAACAGTTCTACCCATTCCCGGCGCTCTCGATGGTCAAGGAACTTGAGCGCTTCAAAGACGCCGAAGTCATCTGGTGTCAGGAAGAGCCGAAGAACCAAGGGGCCTGGACCTTTGTCGAGCCCAACATCGAATGGGTGCTCACGCGCATCAAAGCCAAGCACACGCGCCCGGTCTACGCCGGTCGCGCCGCCTCCGCCTCGCCCGCCACGGGTCTGGCGTCTCAGCACAAAGCACAACAGCAAGCGCTCGTGAACGATGCGCTCAATATCGAAGGGTAA